The following are encoded in a window of Candidatus Fusobacterium pullicola genomic DNA:
- a CDS encoding MarR family transcriptional regulator: MESLEIRNTLFSYMSRVHHKGASYIDELLKKKGVKNLSYSHIRIIIILSIHNRISMKEISELISKDKSTVTTLVNKLEKLGYVKKISCQKDRRVTYLELEEKAKEIVETVFQVANLFHQKVESILTKEEITTLFTLMEKLIKNF, translated from the coding sequence ATGGAAAGTTTAGAGATAAGAAATACACTTTTTAGTTATATGAGTAGAGTACATCATAAGGGAGCTAGTTATATAGATGAACTATTGAAAAAAAAGGGAGTAAAAAATCTATCTTATTCTCATATTAGAATTATTATAATATTGAGTATTCATAATAGAATATCTATGAAAGAGATAAGTGAACTTATAAGTAAAGATAAATCAACAGTTACTACATTGGTGAATAAGCTAGAAAAATTGGGGTATGTAAAAAAAATATCTTGTCAAAAAGATAGGAGAGTTACTTATTTAGAATTAGAAGAAAAAGCAAAGGAGATAGTAGAAACAGTTTTTCAAGTAGCTAATCTGTTTCATCAAAAAGTAGAGAGCATATTAACAAAAGAGGAAATAACTACTCTCTTTACTTTGATGGAAAAATTAATAAAAAATTTTTAA
- the pepT gene encoding peptidase T — protein MINRFLKYVKIATDANPESLLCPSSEIQWDLAKVIIEDLKEIGLEDISLDENCYIMATLPSNCGKDIPTIGFIAHMDTAPTYNGKGVNPKVVKYEGGDIVLNKELDVILSPKDFPSLNKYIGEELIVTDGKTLLGADDKAGIVEIIEAIKYLKEHPEIKHGEIKIGFTPDEEIGRGANLFDVEKFNCKFAYTVDGGELGELEYENFNAASAVIKIKGRDIHPGTAKNSMINSMIIAMELNSMLPADQRPEHTENYEGFFLLNDMKGTVENTTMNYIIRDHSMKKFNEKKNLIKAVVMYLQLKYKDASIEIEVKDSYYNMREKIEPVSYIIDLAKKSMEELGIEPHIRPIRGGTDGARLSYKGLPCPNLFTGGHNFHGKFEYIPVNSMEKARDLIIKIAENVTNL, from the coding sequence ATGATTAACAGATTTTTAAAGTATGTAAAGATAGCAACTGATGCCAATCCAGAGAGTCTTTTATGTCCAAGTAGTGAGATACAATGGGATTTAGCTAAGGTTATAATAGAAGATTTGAAAGAGATAGGATTAGAGGATATAAGTTTAGATGAAAATTGTTATATAATGGCTACTCTTCCATCTAACTGTGGAAAAGATATTCCTACAATAGGATTTATAGCTCATATGGATACAGCTCCAACTTATAATGGAAAAGGAGTAAATCCAAAAGTTGTAAAATATGAAGGTGGGGATATAGTTTTAAATAAAGAATTAGATGTAATTCTTTCGCCTAAAGATTTTCCAAGTTTGAATAAATATATAGGAGAAGAGTTAATAGTAACGGATGGTAAAACACTTCTAGGAGCAGACGATAAGGCTGGAATTGTTGAGATAATAGAAGCCATAAAATATTTAAAAGAGCATCCAGAGATTAAACACGGAGAGATAAAAATTGGGTTTACACCAGATGAAGAGATAGGAAGAGGAGCAAATCTATTCGATGTTGAAAAATTTAATTGTAAATTTGCTTATACAGTTGATGGTGGAGAGCTTGGTGAGTTAGAATATGAAAACTTTAATGCAGCTTCAGCTGTAATAAAGATTAAGGGAAGAGATATTCATCCAGGAACAGCTAAAAATAGTATGATTAACTCAATGATTATTGCTATGGAATTAAACTCTATGCTTCCAGCTGATCAAAGACCAGAACATACAGAAAATTATGAGGGATTTTTTTTGTTAAATGATATGAAAGGAACAGTTGAAAATACAACTATGAACTATATAATAAGAGATCATTCTATGAAAAAGTTTAATGAGAAAAAAAATCTGATAAAAGCTGTAGTAATGTATCTTCAATTAAAATATAAAGATGCTTCTATAGAGATCGAAGTAAAAGATAGTTACTATAATATGAGAGAAAAGATTGAACCAGTAAGTTATATAATAGATTTAGCTAAAAAATCAATGGAAGAATTGGGAATTGAACCACACATAAGACCTATAAGAGGTGGAACTGACGGGGCAAGACTTTCATATAAAGGACTTCCTTGTCCAAACTTATTTACTGGTGGACATAATTTTCATGGGAAATTTGAATACATTCCAGTGAATTCGATGGAGAAAGCTAGAGATTTAATTATAAAAATAGCTGAAAATGTAACTAATTTATAA
- a CDS encoding MATE family efflux transporter: MEKKHQLMGTEKITKLLVQFSLPAIIGMLVNALYNIVDRIYIGNIENVGHIAIAGVGITFPVVIFVFGFSILIGLGAATNASLNLGKKKKEEAEKFLGVAVSFGFIVSLILMVLVLWKLEWLVNILGGSDKTGIYAAQYLKILAYGFPAAVVGYVANASIRSDGNPKMAMATLLIGAITNIALDPIFIFYLKMGVKGAAWATIISQYVSGIWAIYYFTSKFSGMKLYLKNLKLDFGKIKSISSLGSAPFAIQIGASVVNYTYNSTLKIYGGDTAIGAMAIVQAVITFISMPIFGINQGLQPILGYNYGAKLYSRVKEALFKAIFAATVLCVIDFLAIQFLSKYFINIFTHEKELVRIASIGLRIQTFMLPIVGFQIIASIYFQAIGKPKMSFFMSLTRQIIVLIPCILIMSKLFGVEGVWFAGPTADFIATVVTFIFIKMELKHLKELEIKVQHKIEE; the protein is encoded by the coding sequence ATGGAAAAGAAACATCAGTTGATGGGAACAGAAAAAATTACAAAGCTTTTAGTTCAATTTTCACTTCCAGCAATAATAGGTATGTTGGTGAATGCCCTATATAATATTGTAGATAGAATATATATAGGAAATATTGAAAATGTAGGACATATAGCAATAGCAGGTGTGGGAATAACCTTTCCAGTTGTTATTTTTGTATTTGGTTTCTCTATTCTAATAGGATTAGGAGCGGCTACAAATGCCTCTCTAAATTTAGGGAAAAAAAAGAAAGAGGAGGCAGAAAAATTTTTAGGAGTAGCAGTATCTTTTGGATTTATTGTATCATTGATTTTAATGGTGCTTGTTTTATGGAAACTGGAATGGTTAGTAAATATACTTGGTGGAAGTGATAAAACTGGAATATATGCAGCTCAGTATTTAAAAATCTTAGCCTATGGTTTTCCAGCTGCGGTAGTGGGATATGTAGCAAACGCTTCTATTCGTTCAGATGGAAACCCTAAGATGGCAATGGCAACTTTGCTGATAGGAGCTATAACTAATATTGCCTTAGATCCAATATTTATTTTCTATCTTAAAATGGGAGTAAAAGGAGCAGCTTGGGCAACTATAATATCTCAGTATGTATCAGGAATCTGGGCTATATACTATTTTACTTCTAAATTCAGCGGAATGAAACTATATTTAAAAAATTTAAAGTTAGATTTTGGAAAGATAAAGAGTATTTCATCATTAGGAAGTGCTCCCTTTGCTATTCAAATAGGAGCAAGTGTAGTAAATTACACATATAATAGCACATTGAAAATATATGGTGGAGATACAGCTATAGGTGCTATGGCAATTGTACAAGCCGTAATAACTTTTATCTCTATGCCAATTTTTGGAATAAACCAAGGGCTACAACCAATACTGGGATATAACTATGGGGCAAAACTTTATTCAAGAGTAAAAGAGGCACTTTTCAAAGCTATTTTTGCAGCAACAGTTCTATGTGTAATAGATTTCCTAGCAATTCAATTTTTATCTAAATATTTTATCAATATTTTTACTCATGAAAAAGAATTAGTTAGAATAGCCTCTATTGGACTTAGAATCCAAACATTTATGTTACCAATTGTAGGATTTCAAATAATAGCTTCAATATATTTTCAGGCAATAGGAAAGCCTAAGATGAGTTTTTTTATGAGTTTGACAAGACAGATAATTGTATTAATACCGTGTATATTGATAATGTCTAAATTATTTGGAGTAGAGGGAGTTTGGTTTGCAGGACCAACAGCAGATTTTATAGCTACAGTGGTAACATTTATTTTTATAAAAATGGAATTGAAACATCTAAAAGAGTTAGAAATAAAAGTTCAACATAAAATAGAAGAGTAA
- a CDS encoding aminopeptidase P family protein, producing the protein MFSKDIYIERRNILKTNLKSGLVILPGNQESPRNYKGNDYNFEQDSCFLYYFGMNVPNLIGVIDVDNNQEYIFGTDFTLDDIVWMGEQKLLKSFAEDVGVKNFVEMTEFKKFATKALEENRELLFLPQYRAETVMQLSKAFELNPFEFEINVSEKLIRAVVEQRNIKSALEIEEIEKAVNITRAMHLEAIKVTKPGMKEYEVVAALEAVAAKYNASTSFHTIFTKNGQTLHNHYHGNTLQEGDLIVLDAGARAHTGYCGDMTTTFPVSKKFSERQRDIYSLLIEMFEKAEELIKPEITYKEVHLEVCKVLAEGMKKRGLMKGNIEEAVKAGAHAIFFPHGLGHMLGLDVHDMEALGENYVGYEDFPREMQFGLKSLRLARKLKPGYVFTVEPGIYFIPELIKRWKEANKFTEYLNYDEIEKYIDFGGMRYEGDFLITDNGARRLGDKMPKYFDEIEALRK; encoded by the coding sequence ATGTTTAGTAAAGATATATATATTGAAAGAAGAAACATATTAAAAACTAATTTGAAAAGTGGACTTGTAATTCTTCCAGGGAATCAAGAGTCACCTAGAAACTATAAAGGCAATGATTACAATTTCGAACAAGATTCATGTTTTCTTTATTATTTTGGTATGAATGTACCAAATTTAATTGGAGTCATTGACGTAGACAACAATCAAGAGTATATTTTCGGAACTGATTTTACTCTTGATGATATAGTGTGGATGGGAGAACAGAAACTTCTTAAATCTTTTGCTGAAGATGTGGGAGTTAAAAATTTTGTCGAAATGACAGAGTTTAAAAAATTTGCTACTAAAGCTTTAGAAGAAAATAGAGAACTTTTATTCTTACCACAATACAGGGCAGAGACTGTTATGCAACTAAGTAAAGCTTTTGAACTAAATCCTTTTGAATTTGAGATAAATGTTTCTGAAAAACTTATTAGAGCTGTAGTTGAACAAAGAAATATAAAATCTGCTTTAGAAATAGAAGAGATAGAAAAAGCTGTAAATATTACTAGAGCTATGCACTTAGAAGCTATTAAAGTTACTAAACCTGGTATGAAGGAGTATGAAGTAGTTGCCGCTCTAGAAGCTGTTGCTGCTAAATATAATGCTTCTACTTCATTCCATACTATATTCACAAAGAATGGACAAACACTACATAATCACTATCATGGAAATACATTACAAGAGGGAGATCTTATTGTGTTAGATGCTGGAGCTAGAGCTCACACTGGGTATTGTGGAGATATGACTACAACTTTCCCAGTTTCTAAAAAATTCTCCGAGAGACAAAGAGATATCTACTCTCTTTTAATTGAAATGTTTGAAAAAGCTGAAGAACTTATTAAGCCTGAAATAACATATAAAGAGGTTCATTTAGAAGTTTGTAAAGTTCTTGCTGAGGGTATGAAAAAAAGAGGTCTTATGAAAGGAAATATAGAAGAAGCTGTAAAAGCTGGAGCTCATGCTATATTTTTCCCTCATGGTCTAGGACATATGCTTGGTCTTGATGTTCATGATATGGAAGCTCTTGGAGAAAATTATGTAGGATATGAAGATTTTCCTAGAGAGATGCAATTCGGATTAAAGTCTCTAAGACTAGCTAGAAAACTAAAACCAGGATACGTATTTACCGTTGAGCCTGGTATCTATTTTATACCAGAGCTTATTAAAAGATGGAAGGAAGCTAATAAATTTACTGAATATCTAAATTATGATGAAATTGAAAAATATATAGATTTCGGTGGAATGAGATATGAAGGTGACTTTTTAATAACAGACAATGGAGCAAGAAGATTAGGAGATAAAATGCCTAAATACTTTGATGAAATTGAAGCCCTTAGAAAATAA